The following proteins are encoded in a genomic region of Parus major isolate Abel chromosome 20, Parus_major1.1, whole genome shotgun sequence:
- the LOC107213056 gene encoding uncharacterized protein LOC107213056 has protein sequence MSAKLYVLISWPDGSRVINMENIKEPRKPFHLYTVGEQVLARCPGFSGLYWGVVEGISEHKDILEKKLLEDRQLLEKLKEEPAVHNMMPSPPKKSRKTFPKWTPGNASRKYPSDKTYPAKPLLRVAEASLPLDAGSSSVLKDRRVLGSVAGSPRLLATPSQPASAFTPPSTFITMALPGQGASQTEEDRAGLGARDYVALPMKRKSDGILSPCQQQICLKSREERKIDALQETDGFERVHRNFGPVEMERAEKIEQLERMVLDLQQDVLSLKKKVQRLESLSFQEEPHRQPCEVVELFNGYTKEQLKETIRFDQKISTACKTLLYKLFTSDYIQSHSITGRRGNTFREAKPMMDERCIKIIRVLLKQKFGDHLSDTVITEKIQNVQKALRQKFKTECL, from the exons ATGTCAGCCAAGCTCTACGTGCTCATCAGCTGGCCCGACGGCAGCCGGGTCATCAACATGGAGAACATCAAGGAGCCCCGCAAGCCCTTCCACCTCTACACGGTGGGGGAGCAGGTCCTGGCCCGCTGCCCCGGCTTCAGTGGGCTGTACTGGGGTGTGGTGGAAGGCATAAGTG AGCACAAAGATATTTTGgagaagaagctgctggaagatcggcagctcctggagaagtTAA AAGAGGAACCAGCTGTCCACAACATGATGCCAtccccaccaaaaaaatccaggaaaacctTTCCAAAATGGACCCCAGGGAATGCATCCAGGAAATACCCCAGTGACAAGACCTATCCTGCAAAGCCACTGCTGAGGGTGGCTGAGGCCAGCCTGCCTCTTGatgctggcagctcctctgtCCTCAAGGACAGACGTGTCCTGGGAAGTGTGGCAGGAAGCCCTCGCCTGCTGGCAactccctcccagccagccagTGCCTTCACACCTCCATCCACCTTCATCACCATGGCCCTGCCAGGGCAAGGAGCTTCCCAGACTGAAGAGGACAGGGCTGGTCTGGGTGCCAGAG ATTATGTTGCCCTTCCAATGAAGAGAAAGTCAGATGGCATCTTGTCCCCATGCCAGCAGCAGATCTGTCTGAAAAG CCGTGAAGAGCGAAAGATTGATGCCTTGCAAGAGACCGATGGCTTTGAGAGGGTTCACAGAAATTTTGGTCCTGTTGAGATGGAAAG ggCAGAGAAGAtagagcagctggagaggatgGTGTTGGACCTCCAACAGGATGTCCTCTCTCTGAAGAAGAAGGTGCAGAGGCTGGAATCCCTGTCCTTCCAGGAGGAGCCCCACCGACAGCCGTGTGAGGTGGTGGAGCTCTTCAATGGCTACACCAAGGAGCAGCTCAAAGAGACCATCAGGTTTGACCAGAAAATCAGCACAGCCTGCAAGACCCTGCTCTACAAACTCTTCACCTCTGACTACATCCAGAGCCACTCCATCACGGGGCGCAGGGGCAACACTTTCCGGGAGGCGAAGCCAATGATGGACGAACGCTGCATCAAAATCATCAGGgtgctgctgaagcagaagTTTGGGGATCACCTCAGTGACACTGTGATCACAGAGAAGATCCAGAATGTGCAGAAAGCCCTGAGGCAGAAGTTTAAGACAGAATGTCTCTGA